Proteins from a single region of Sinorhizobium alkalisoli:
- a CDS encoding peroxiredoxin, which yields MALLRSGDTAPDFELPRDGGGSLSLSALRGKPVVLFFYPKDDTKGCTQEAIAFSGLAQEFAALGVVLVGISPDSVKSHDRFVGKHGLTIPLAADEEKVVVDAYGVWVEKSMYGRKYMGVERTTFLIDAQGTIHRVWEKVKVPGHAEEVFAAAKALTAG from the coding sequence ATGGCACTATTGCGGTCCGGCGACACCGCCCCGGATTTCGAGCTTCCCCGCGACGGCGGCGGTTCGCTTTCTCTTTCTGCGCTGCGCGGAAAGCCGGTCGTCCTGTTCTTCTATCCCAAGGACGACACCAAGGGCTGCACCCAGGAAGCAATCGCGTTCTCAGGACTTGCGCAGGAGTTCGCAGCGCTTGGCGTCGTGCTGGTCGGCATCTCGCCCGATTCGGTCAAAAGCCATGACCGCTTCGTCGGCAAGCATGGACTGACGATCCCGCTTGCCGCGGACGAAGAAAAGGTGGTTGTCGATGCGTATGGCGTCTGGGTGGAAAAGAGCATGTATGGCCGCAAATATATGGGTGTGGAACGAACCACCTTTCTGATCGATGCGCAGGGCACAATCCACCGCGTTTGGGAAAAGGTGAAAGTCCCCGGCCATGCCGAGGAGGTCTTTGCCGCCGCAAAAGCGCTTACCGCCGGCTGA